A genomic region of Fusarium oxysporum Fo47 chromosome VI, complete sequence contains the following coding sequences:
- a CDS encoding major facilitator superfamily domain-containing protein encodes MSALEITSATAGHELDDTKKVKDEDIQDVEIGDVRKPDLYSKVSVYLTMVFSGLALGSDGYNAAVIGNLELLFATLYPEALTSTMRSRLSNAFLIGMIVGMIGFGVVVDQLGRKTGAVMTTLILLLGIAMSAGASGLTPTGLMWMLVIARGVAGVGAGGEYPVSGAGAMEASDEDGQFRKSRGFMFAMVADLSAGLGYTFGALVPLLLLLCVHQRTDRYETVWRVALALGAVPPLSIFWFRLRMRVSTAYRNSALRKQRTPYVLIFKKYWRRIIGAALSWFLYNWISIPFGIFSSVIISRVNASNSLVQNLGWGALINSFYLPGPFIGGYLSDKIGRRKTMALGYTLQAVLGFVLGGANEQIQKVFPLFVVLYGIFLTLGEVGPGSTVVIVATEPFPTSVRGHALGFISAWSKAGAAIGTQVFTAILSSYTDTVKGNQVVFLIGSAFAVLGALNAWFVVQDGEKHLEKEDQIWKSYLEENGWDASWGDHQTQDPVGTLKDELKPTS; translated from the exons ATGTCAGCTCTTGAGATTACTTCCGCAACGGCGGGtcatgagcttgatgacacgaagaaggtcaaggatgaagatattCAAGATGTCGAGATCGGAGATGTCAGGAAGCCAGACCTGTACAGCAAGGTCTCTGTTTATCTGACCATGGTCTTCTCGGGCCTTGCCCTTGGATCAGATGGCTA CAATGCTGCAGTGATTGGTAACCTCGAACTCCTCTTCGCAACCCTCTACCCGGAAGCCCTAACATCAACAATGCGATCCCGTCTCTCCAACGCCTTCCTCATCGGCATGATCGTCGGCATGATAGGTTTCGGCGTGGTAGTAGACCAACTGGGTCGTAAAACCGGCGCCGTCATGACAACACtgatcctccttcttggcatcgCAATGAGCGCCGGAGCCAGCGGCTTAACACCAACGGGTCTGATGTGGATGCTCGTGATTGCTCGTGGAGTAGCTGGCGTAGGTGCCGGAGGAGAGTATCCCGTTTCAGGTGCTGGAGCAATGGAGGCCTCTGATGAAGACGGCCAGTTTCGCAAGTCGAGAGGTTTCATGTTTGCCATGGTAGCTGATCTTTCAGCTGGTTTGGGGTATACTTTCGGTGCGCTTGTTCCATTGCTCTTGCTGCTTTGTGTGCATCAACGAACAGACCGATATGAGACTGTTTGGAGAGTTGCGCTTGCGTTGGGTGCAGTCCCGCCACTGTCTATCTTTTGGTTCCGATTGAGGATGAGAGTCTCTACGGCATATCGAAACTCGGCCCTTCGAAAACAACGGACGCCGTATGTTTTAATCTTCAAGAAGTATTGGAGACGCATTATTGGTGCTGCTCTGAGTTGGTTCTTATATAACTGGATCTCAATTCCCTTTGGCATCTTCAGCTCCGTCATTATCTCGAGAGTCAATGCGTCGAACTCGCTCGTCCAGAATCTTGGTTGGGGGGCGCTGATTAACAGCTTCTACCTCCCTGGTCCCTTCATCGGCGGATACCTATCGGACAAGATTGGAAGGAGAAAGACCATGGCTTTGGGTTACACTCTTCAGGCTGTTCTCGGATTCGTGCTTGGTGGTGCGAATGAGCAGATTCAAAAGGTTTTCCCATTATTTGTTGTTCTATATGGTATCTTCCTCACTCTAGGAGAGGTCGGTCCTGGCAG CACTGTTGTCATCGTGGCGACTGAGCCATTCCCAACTTCGGTCCGAGGCCATGCTCTTGGATTCATCTCTGCATGGTCAAAGGCTGGAGCCGCCATCGGTACTCAG GTTTTCACCGCTATCCTCAGCTCCTACACCGATACCGTCAAGGGCAATCAGGTTGTCTTCCTGATTGGCTCAGCTTTTGCGGTTCTAGGTGCGCTGAATGCCTGGTTCGTTGTCCAGGATGGCGAGAAgcatcttgagaaggaggatcaAATCTGGAAGAGCTATCTCGAGGAGAATGGATGGGATGCTAGCTGGGGCGATCACCAGACGCAAGATCCTGTCGGAACTTTAAAGGATGAGCTAAAGCCAACATCTTGA
- a CDS encoding uncharacterized protein (expressed protein) — MGQDEVGLEVLPPPPGYSASNQDDGFIMPASFTIHKQGDSEVKFNIRGNSGSTPLSIACTYKNTDDDFEARVNLLPRKDENASPLATVKYSRHSAELEFTNTSPPSNITMYYRLLGDRNATHSFNVNTPQRTGFEWRNLGDGEGWKLYMGSRPEVLAIGTLNMGSDKPTRFEFTDWEMAKELDEQCKLVVIASWLRIWDKHFAHTASDDRAATLAHSFFDDSERLYRVEKLSDIVTALAAINIFSLGCFSHGNGNSGQDLLLSPYEMGKRMDLYGLDLSSPEVRGFQKQSSSHPVPQASWGTFNWLTDVNSSFTP, encoded by the exons ATGGGTCAAGATGAAGTCGGTTTGGAGGTCCTCCCCCCTCCTCCAGGTTACTCAGCCTCAAACCAAGATGATGGTTTTATCATGCCGGCATCTTTCACCATCCACAAACAAGGCGATTCCGAGGTCAAGTTCAACATACGCGGCAACTCTGGCAGCACACCGCTTTCGATCGCATGCACATACAAAAACACAGACGACGATTTCGAGGCAAGAGTAAATCTCCTCCCTCGAAAAGATGAAAACGCATCTCCACTAGCAACAGTAAAATACTCCCGCCACAGCGCCGAACTAGAATTCACCAAcacttctcctccttcaaatATTACCATGTACTATCGTCTTTTAGGCGATAGAAACGCAACGCATTCTTTTAACGTCAACACACCGCAGCGGACGGGTTTTGAGTGGAGGAATCTTGGCGATGGTGAGGGATGGAAATTGTACATGGGTTCCAGACCTGAAGTGCTAGCGATAGGTACTTTGAATATGGGGTCTGATAAACCTACGCGATTTGAGTTTACGGACTGGGAGATGGCGAAGGAGTTGGATGAGCAGTGCAAGCTGGTGGTTATTGCGTCATGGTTGAGGATCTGGGATAAA CATTTTGCTCACACCGCGTCCGATGATAGAGCAGCCACTCTCGCACACAGCTTCTTCGATGACTCGGAGCGACTATACCGTGTGGAGAAGTTATCGGATATTGTGACGGCCCTAGcagccatcaacatctttAGCTTAGGGTGCTTCTCTCATGGAAACGGTAACTCAGGCCAGGATCTTCTCTTATCACCATATGAGATGGGGAAGCGAATGGATCTTTATGGTCTTGATCTAAGTAGCCCAGAGGTGAGGGGGTTCCAGAAGCAATCCTCTAGCCATCCAGTGCCACAGGCCTCTTGGGGGACTTTCAATTGGCTGACGGATGTGAACTCGAGTTTTACTCCATGA
- a CDS encoding cytochrome P450 encodes MAILVLLASLLLVMAWFGWQRNTKNNSFYETIPCVGIRKDEWFAWTRAQLRSFSKTEEWMKEGYEKATNLYKYSRNNQPFIIPSFRKGKVLILPPAQLKAIYNKRENELKAHDPASEALSFEWTIRDREVYPSNYTVDVIRKWITKRFDELAAELQEELCLAVDEQFGMSQEWREVKLWPAVQRIFTRGLNRVLVGFPLCRDEAFLETMRRFAIDMPFQGLFITLVPKVLRPIFAPLISWNARRDTEAGIRYCTPIIQDFLKANRNPTQEKPNNILQWIIEASAATGDPSQLDAHRIGHRMMILNFNLVQGGSIPFSTVLSDICNGKHATSTFSQLRAEATSVLGSNKTWDRATISKLVLADSAIRESMRWSDFGFFALPRRVNSPGITLDNSIHVPPGVHVEVPMHSIHMDNSLYADAGIFKPFRFTDGASTSRSVVTLDESFLGFGYGKNACPGRFFGSHIMKVILAYLVMNYDVEFGAEEPPMKTMWEYRIPRESTAIRIRRRVQARD; translated from the exons TGGTGCTTCTAGCATCCCTCTTGCTTGTCATGGCATGGTTTGGATGGCAAAGAAATACGAAAAATAACAGCTTTTATGAAACAATACCATGCGTTGGTATTCGAAAAGATGAATGGTTTGCTTGGACTAGAGCACAACTACGTAGCTTTTCAAAAACAGAGGAGTGGATGAAGGAGGGATATGAGAAGGCAA CTAACCTCTACAAGTACTCACGAAACAACCAACCTTTTATCATTCCTTCATTCCGAAAAGGCAAAGTCCTCATTCTTCCTCCCGCCCAACTAAAAGCTATCTACAACAAGCGCGAGAATGAGCTGAAAGCCCACGATCCAGCTTCAGAAGCTCTGTCATTTGAATGGACAATCCGCGATCGAGAGGTTTACCCGAGCAATTACACTGTCGATGTGATTCGCAAGTGGATTACCAAGAGATTCGACGAGCTTGCAGCCGAGTTGCAGGAGGAACTATGCCTTGCAGTGGATGAGCAGTTCGGCATGAGTCAAGAGTGGAGAGAGGTAAAGCTTTGGCCAGCTGTCCAGAGGATATTCACACGGGGCCTGAACAGAGTTCTTGTGGGCTTTCCATTAT GCAGAGACGAAGCCTTCCTCGAGACTATGAGGCGGTTTGCTATCGACATGCCATTCCAAGGTTTATTCATCACATTGGTTCCGAAAGTCCTCAGGCCAATCTTTGCTCCGTTGATATCATGGAATGCTAGACGGGATACAGAGGCAGGCATCAGATACTGTACTCCGATTATACAAGATTTTCTGAAAGCTAATCGGAATCCTACACAAGAAAAGCCG AACAACATCCTCCAATGGATCATAGAAGCCAGCGCCGCAACTGGCGATCCATCTCAACTCGATGCCCACCGCATAGGCCATCGAATGATGatcctcaacttcaatctTGTACAAGGCGGATCGATTCCTTTCAGTACCGTTCTCAGCGATATATGCAACGGTAAACACGCAACCTCGACCTTTTCGCAACTCCGTGCTGAAGCGACATCTGTTCTGGGTTCTAACAAGACCTGGGATCGCGCCACTATTTCTAAACTCGTTCTCGCCGACTCAGCAATTCGTGAATCGATGCGCTGGTCTGATTTCGGCTTCTTTGCCCTCCCACGTCGCGTCAATTCTCCCGGTATAACTCTCGACAATAGTATTCACGTTCCGCCCGGTGTTCATGTTGAAGTCCCGATGCATAGTATACACATGGACAATAGCCTTTATGCAGATGCAGGTATTTTTAAGCCGTTTCGCTTTACTGATGGAGCTTCCACGTCTCGTTCTGTTGTGACTCTTGACGAGAGCTTTCTTGGGTTTGGGTATGGGAAGAACGCATGCCCCGGGCGATTCTTCGGCTCGCATATCATGAAGGTTATTCTAGCGTATCTGGTCATGAATTATGATGTGGAGTTTGGAGCTGAGGAGCCtccgatgaagacgatgtgGGAATATAGAATCCCAAGGGAGAGCACCGCCATCAGGATTCGCAGGAGGGTACAGGCGCGTGACTAG